A window from Hemibagrus wyckioides isolate EC202008001 linkage group LG17, SWU_Hwy_1.0, whole genome shotgun sequence encodes these proteins:
- the LOC131368227 gene encoding low-density lipoprotein receptor class A domain-containing protein 1-like: protein MVSQSRGCSGHRCCNRRALCVSATLLCCIGLGALGVGVSLTLLVSRPPAYVRDCLIAENASGFLCDDRVTCVPASGLCNGMSSCPDGADEDRLMCSMQLSALPPSSDVVLFISAVMDVFNADPMVRCGNPRVWIFADQKCNHMNDCGDCSDEVYASCPPCAGDWWSCDPTEFHFCSCVPRYFCNDGRHHCSDEHICPKT from the exons ATGGTGTCTCAGAGCAGAG GTTGTTCTGGACATCGATGTTGCAACAGAAGAGCTCTGTGTGTTTCAGCCACGTTGCTCTGCTGTATCGGACTCGGCGCTCTCGGAGTCGGCGTCAGCTTAACGCTCCTCGTCTCTAGACCTCCTGCAT ATGTTCGTGACTGCTTGATCGCTGAGAACGCTTCAGGGTTTCTGTGTGATGACAGAGTGACCTGCGTCCCAGCTTCTGGTCTGTGTAACGGCATGTCCAGCTGTCCAGACGGAGCTGACGAGGACAGACTCATGTGCAGTATGCAGCTTTCTGCTTTACCTCCTTCCTCTGACGTGGTGTTGTTTATTTCTGCAGTGATGGACGTGTTTAACGCTGACCCGATGGTTCGCTGTGGAAATCCTCGAGTCTGGATCTTCGCTGATCAGAAGTGTAACCACATGAACGACTGTGGAGACTGCTCTGATGAAGTCT ACGCGAGCTGTCCTCCCTGCGCTGGAGACTGGTGGTCATGTGACCCCACAGAGTTTCACTTCTGTTCCTGTGTCCCTCGATATTTCTGTAACGATGGAAGGCATCACTGCTCTGACGAACACATCTGCCCCAAAACCTAA